The window gggggaagcagcACTGGGACATAACACTTGAACATCATCCTGTATAATTGCTTCATCCCAGTATCAGTGCCATGTTTTCAAGGTGGCATTTTCCATTCAAATGCTTTTGTAACAGTAACTCTAGCCAGCTGGAATCCACACAAAGCCTGTTAAAGTTTCCTTTTCATACCATCCTCAGAAgggaatatttcttctttttagagGATCCTAACAGGAGGATGGTACTGTGCTTTATGAATTATCGGAAGGACACTTAAGTTTAAGATTTTCTATTAACTCAGTTTCTAGTAACTTTCTGGAATCCATACAATTATTGGCTTCACTGTAGGCTTATACTTTATTGCCAAGTAGGTCTAGGTTTTTCCTACATTAAAATCTTTGTGTTACATGTCAAGGATACACTTGCCATGCAAGCACAGCACTGTTAAATGACTAAATTCCTGGTAGATGGAGGAAGAGAGGCTTCAGCTCATACTAAAGTCCACTGGATAATCATCTTCATAGACACTGGCTCCAGCAAGACAGTTTGTCAAGTGGAAAGGTGAAAGCAGTTAAACAGTATCTCACACAGCAGAAGCGGGAATCTGTGCGCAGATATTAAACAACTGACCACTGCAATGGTTTGGGAGTAAATGATTATACATAGCTCAGAAGATAAAGAGAATGTAGAGTGCCCTTGGAATTTGGATACTGACTGTTCAGCTTTTGTTTGGAGCTGGCAGCTAGATTGTGACACGCTTTCTTTGCTAAGACATACAATAGAAAATTGTACTTTCTCCTCAAAGCAGAAGTTCACTAGTGTATACAAGAGCTTTAGGAGAAATGAAACTgatcccacttaaaaaaaaataggaatgtTGGAGTTAACTTATTTACAAGttcagaagaaaatgtcttctcCCCAGCCCAGACTGCTTAAACAATAGCCCACTTCCACCTTATCAACAGAGTTTGTCCTTTGAAACAGGACATACATAAATTCTCCCTTTGCTTACCTATCATGCCCTCAGCTTCGCACTGCTCCTATGctacagctggggaagaagagaagcaCCTTGCTCCATGTGGAAAATTTCAGTTTCTTACCTTGTATGTGTTACCATTAGCTGTAGGCAAGGCAAAGAACTCGTGCTCCTGGCAGCTGAAAAAATTCTATCAACCTTATTTTGCAAGTGCTTTTCCTACAGGAACGAGTTTTTACAGATGAAAATGTCACTTTCATGTATTTTAAGGAAACACCATCAGTCTAAACTGAAAATTAACTACTTTGTTAAAGATGCAAACATTTCTTACTTACTCCAAAACAGTCTTTTCattcagaattaaattttttAGCAGTCTCATAAACCTAAAATTTtgcaaggaaggcaggaaaagaaagaataccaATATTCCATTATCCAAGGCAAATAGTGCAAAGATTAAGTGACtacatgctatttaaaaaaaaccaagttgTCAGTAAGAAATCAGTTGccaactgatttctttttcttgaaaaagaaatcCTCTAGACTGGCATAGTCCCATCAGAGTCAAGGTCTCCATTTTACAGACTTCACGTATTACTTTGTTACTTTTGCAAAACCACACAAATACATGATTTTACATAAGAATTATTATAACAAATTCTGGACCTTTGCGCAGTTCTTCTGCCAGACTGAACTTCATTTGATCACCAGTACCCTGTCCTACAGACACCATTGCTTACAAAACCAGGCAATTGCATACACTGGATTTAACACAAGGAGCTTCTAACAACAAGCTGAAAGGCACATGTTTAAGACAGAAGTAGAAAAATGCATACACAGTGATCTTAACATAGTTCTACTATACTTCCTAGAACTTTGTGAAGCATCCAGTATTCCTGTTAGGACAGACAGACCGAAAAACATTTCTTCACAGCATCCCTacaggcaggagaaagaaaaacaaacaaacaaaaaatatcagtTATGCTGCTTGATGAGACTCATTCCATGCTGCTATTGCACTGACACTGAGGACTTTAAAGATCAGCTGACCATGTATTAATTGCGCTTACATAATTAGCATGACTACATGAATGCATTAGAGACAAGCGGGTCTGCTCACTGTCCACCTGCCCAACTGCAATGGAAATGACACCTGTAAGCTCATATGGAGGCGGCGCGCTGAAGAAGGGTGGGGCTGATGGAGCAGGATAGAGAACTGTGTGCTCAAACACAGAGTAGTGCTCATgggagagaacaggaaaaaaagtacacaGAAGATGACACTTGTCTAGCAGAATTTTGAACCAACATTTAGGCATTCCAAAGGCAAGCCTTAAGTTTAGCATGTGGTCAGCACACTTACATATTTTTATAGGAAGCCTTCTCATTTTGTTACATTTGTGTTCTCCTGCCAGAAAAGATGCTtagttttgttttcaggtttAACTACCTGTATTTCCTCCCCCTAAAACGCCATCATGAAAAAACTTCTAAAGCCATACATTACAATGCTTCTATAAACTAATCTTCTGTATCATTAAACCTCAAGATGACAAAAAGTAAGGGAGTAGGGAAGCTTACCTTGCAAATGGTATGAAGGAAATGCTGTACctaagaagaaagatttttaaggTTACTCTTCATGGCAGATTTTATTAGTCACAATCAAGAAGAACAACCCCTCTGATGCTCTGAACAAGTTAACTGCAAGATGCACAACCAAATGAAGCTTTGAGTTTGTGAGCAACAGGAATGAGTATCCTTGCAGCCAGGTTGTGAAATCCTACGGCAAAAATCACAGGGCATATTGTAGAAGCATTTTAAACACAGTTCTCCTGCACCCAATATTCTTCACACTCCAATGCCTATAGGCAGGTAAGATTAGTCTTGAGGGCTGGCTAGATTTCATATCAGTTTCTGTACAACTTCTGTGACGTTACACAGAGCATACGTTAACTTAAAGAACAGTGACACTGAATTTGATTTGCATATCTGGGTCTTTTAAGAAGACAAATTCAGGACAGTGTAAAATAGGAATACCAGACAGCAAGCAACAAGTTGatttcaaagggaaagaaaaaaaatgcagttttacttAAAGCTCACACAAGTTAAACACGTTCAAAGGAACTTCCCCCAGCAATGCAGCCCTGAGCTCCATCTCCAAAGCCTCTGAAGTTGTGTGAGAAGCCAAGAAGCAGGAGCAAGTCAGCTCCTCACTGATGCACTGTCTTGCTTCTAGGGGAATGGTGAGATAAAAATTCTCCTTCCCTCTAACTCATGCAAGGTCAAAATCCACTCACAATTCAGCTACTGATGTTAGGTGCAATAGAAAATGGAGTGTGTGTGAAAGTAATCACTTACCATGCCAAGGCAAAAAactgaaagatgcagaaaaggaGCGCAAGTCCTTCCTTACGCCACTGaaggagagaagggggaagggggggaagacaCACAGCAGAGACAACAATGTAAGAAtcttagttttaaaatatactccagttatatatacatataggaCTCAAGTACTCACCCAGAAAGCAGAACACAGTGTTAGTATGAGACACaactagaagaaaacaaacaatttctATTAAAGATAGAAACAGCTCCAGTTTTTAATAGATGTTGTAACACTGTAATGGGTTCCTTCAGAGACAGAAACAGATTACATCATTTCATAGTTTTATCCAATCCTGCATAAGAGTTCCCCGTATTTAAAATGCTCTCGCTATTACATTTCTGAAGTGAATTAAAGCAATGAGGAAATATCAGCCTGATAtctccagaaaataattttatggcTTCAAAGGAACAAGAGCAAGAGGTCCCTACTTCGTCCCACATACTTCTTGGTGTCATAGGTATACATCACGCTCCATCATTTTGCATAAGTAAGACTTTTCAGTTAAAACTCTagtctttctctgcttctgtacATGCCACATTTCCCGTTGATTCCCAAGGTTACCATGGGGTTGAAGTTAGGTCATTACTTAATTCTTACCAATTAAAACTACAACACACTTTTAAGAACTTTCAGCTATTCCTTATTAGCTCTCCTGTTTAGTATAAAGTCCAACACAGCCATTCAAACtggcactttttcttttttcaacacagttaAAATCTTGAGGGGTAGTAGGccattttgaattattttctgttttaactcTCAGTTTTAAGAGGAGCCTCCTTTTAGttcaagttttcattttcaatttaaGACACGACAACTCATTTAGCTATGACAGATGCTGATACTTGATCTTCCTCCATCAACATCTAACAGCCTTTTGATACACATGTACCATTGTGCTAGTAGAGATTATAACATGTGTTTTTCtgcttgacttaaaaaaaaaatatataaatgtagtACTGCATATTCAAGACAGTAACACATGCCAAAGAAGTCATACGCTTCCCCTCAACCATGATTATTGACATTAAATGTAGTTTTTTCCATTAGTTTTAAGGTGGTGATTTATATATTGATCTAAATTCTACATCATACATCTAACAACTGGCTTTATTCCAGTGAACAACATTCCAGGCATTCTCCTGACTCCAGGGATCCTAAATGCATACAAAACACACCACACAGTAGGCTTCTTGCCTGCTGCTGATCCATGAGCATACACAGTCAATTTCTCAAGCTCTTATCAGTTGCCTGCAGCCTCtctgaatgtttaaaaataagaagcacTGATGCCAAGCGAATGCTCTGAAGACATTCATATTCAAAATGGGAGGACAGTTTCATGAAAGTTAAACCACCTTCCAGATTTTAGACTctcaaagagaaaatggaaaagttgAAGAGACAAAAAGCACATGCACTTCAAACAGTTGAGAGCCTGAAACTTAACAGCAATTTtcaccttcccctccctgccccagtaGAAGGTTGGCCAGAACTCCCATCTTCTGAAGATAATTCCAAGGGCTGACTTCAGTTGAATGTTGAATTTGAAAATTCATTGCGTCATACAAGTTTCAAAACCTGAAGCTATCAGCCAACTGGgttgatttctgtatttttaatacaagGTGGGCATAGAGATTCCCCAGTTGCTTTGTCAGGAAATGACGATTTTATCAAGGTAGAAATATCTACACAGCTCTTTAAAGCAAATCAGGTAGAAtctaaaaagacaaaattatgcAAAATGAATGTTGAAAAACTTCCAtaatacaactttttaaaaactagcTTCCCATCTTCCATCTTCTAAGCAACATGAAAATTTGATGATGTGACTTCAAGCACCCTAAAAAAAGCATATGCACGGTTCACACACGCCAGCCGCAGGCCCTTAATGCTCGTTTAGCCTAACAACCTGGCTTCAGCTCAGTCTTTCATAAATGGAAGATGGTTTTCTGGTGCTACACGTACCTTTCCACTACAGCAGATGTGCAGGAtgtttgatgtttaaaaaaaaaaaataataaaaaaaccaaaccaaaaagtcACCTACAAACACATCTTGAGACATAATTAGATCGATGTATACGAAAGGACTTTACAATGGAAATTGTTTACAAGTTAGCATGAGTTAAAAACTGGTTCCTTTGATACTTACTAGCATAACAATAGTAGCAATCAAACGTGTAGGCTCAAACATCCTTTTCAATTGTTTCATTGGTCCCATAAGAAAAAgagtgctgtgaaaaaaaaaccccaagatgaacACAGAGGTagaaaagcaaaagtgaaacTAGGCAAGATTCCTTACAAAGGGGGGTTATTTTGTTAAATTGTCTCCTGTCATATGGGACATCAGAACACTATGTTGTTGTAGTAATCAGTGCTGCATAACAAAAGAAACGGCATATACAATCAGACAAAATCcattcctgcttttctttgtgcAAGGTATTTATTCTATCATTTTATTCACACTTGTTCAGTTACAATTAACATAAGCAGAGCAGAACTATCAAGCTAGAAGCATAGGTCAAGGTCAGCTTCAGTTAGATCATTCCTGACAGATGcttttttaacctgcttttcaAAAACACCAGCCACGGAGGCTCTGTGTGGATTACTAGGTAATCCAGCCCAAATCCTCTACATAGAGGACTGTTTTCAGGCCTGGATCCATTCTCTGACCCCTTACCAGATCTGCAGCCCTCATTTAGGGCCCTGGTGATTGATACTGCATGAATTACACAAGGTGAAAGTTTTATCTAAGGTGGTATTTCTGCCTCATATACTATATTATTCCACCTCATTACTATATTACTTCCCATACCATTCCTTGTGCTTTCTAACATCTTGTTAAGTTTCCTCCATCAGAGAAGGTTGTGTCTGTCACAAAGTCAGTGGGGCTGTGCTTCAGGAACATCAATGGCCAGGAAGGCTTATCCAACAGGCCTGCCCTGACAGACAGACTGCCCCAAATACATTCACCAAAGCACACAGAACATTACCAAATGCAAAAtggcaaagaattatttttatcttgagagggaaaaccccaacaaaatcaaaaaaccTCACTGCTCAAAGTATCAGTTTGATTCTTCTTTATTGATGAGTAACTTTTCCCTTGAATGCATTGCTAATAacaataaacagaataaaaacttaCTTCACCATTTCAGGGCACTACGggggaaatgcttttctttaaaattcagcaACAAGAGAATGATTGACATAAGCAAATCTTTTCACACAAATGCAACAGTTTCTACCACTTACGCACCTTCACCTATCATTCTGCTTTAGTTTCTCATCTTTATTAGGGGACTAGTATATAAAGATTGTTACCTCCCAATAGATGCAATATTCCCCAGCGTATAAAACACCGCAAAGAGGATCAGCCCTTTCTTTGGTACCCATAGCAGACAACTCCCCTAAGAAGAAACATTTAgagacagaaagggggaaaaaagttaatatcGTTTTTAAATTCCAAGAGAAATATATCCAAGAAATGTCACAACACAAAAGAAGCCTTAGGAAAACTTAAGCCCAAACTGCAGAATCACACACACAGAAGTAAATTGCATTTATTGGCACTCTCGTTAAGAGCTAGTGCATTGCATCTAACTAGAACCGAGTCAGCTGCCTTCCTagaggttcaaaaaaaaaaaaccccaacaatcaaGCAACAGCATTCAGCAAGGCTGTAACGATCGGGGCTCCTGAAACTCAAGCGAGATCTAGCAAAAAGTCCTTACCAAGAGCGAGCACAGGCATCCTATTGCAAAACAAGCAACGAAGCCTTTCACTCTGGTGCCCCAACCTAACGAAGTCGCATCAATAACCTGGAAACGAGGAGGAAAACAGCGGGTGCAAGTTATTATTTACTTGCCAAGCTGCTAAACCGCGTCCTGGCGCAAACGGCCCCCCCGGTGCCCACGCACCCTCTCCCGCGGGACGCGCGGGCGCTGCTGAGGGGCAGCCAGCCCCCCCCGGGACCCAgcagcctgcccctgcccggccggcCCAGGTTTATTCCGGAGACCGAGTCATCCCCCCTCGCAAAACGCGGAAGCCAGGGCTCCCTCCCCACGGGCGGCGGCTGCTCGCGGGGTAAAACGCGGGGGATTTTAAGCGCGAGTGAAAACGGCCGTAGAGCGGCTCCAGGGCGAACCGCCGTCCCCGGCCGGCTCCGCCCCGGGGAACCGGAGGCCCAACGACGGGCTGAGGCGGCGCAGGCCGGTCCCGCCGACGGAGGGACGGCGGCGGCGCTGAGGGGCGGCCCGGGCCCCCCGCCGCTGCGCTCCCGCCTACCGCCGCTCGGCAACCGCCGCCCCGGCTCCGGCACGCagccctccccccgccgccgccccggctccGGCAGGGAGGCAGGTGCGGGCGGGAGCCGAGCGTTAGTTACCTCAGCCAGGCCGCTTGGCTCCTCCGCGTCGCGGCCGCTCAGCACTCGCTTGAGCTTGTCCATGCCGCCCGCCTCGGCCCGCGCCCCAGCGGCTCTGCCTCACGCACGGCCGGActgcccttcccctcctcagggaCTACCAGCTCCGGCGtgccccgcgccgccggcggctACCTGCGCTCGGCAGGTAGATGAAGGCCAGCGGCGACGGCGCGGAGGCTGCCGGGGGATGTAGTCCACCGGGCGGGGGAGGCGGGACGGCACCCGGCGGCGAGAGGGGAGAGACAGACCGGCCGCCTCCCGGACTTGAGGAGCGGCGAAGCGGCGGTGAGTCCCCCCCCTTGGGGCAGCCGGGCTCGGCGGGGGAGGAGGGCCGGAGGCGCCCCGAGCAGCCGTGTGGCGGCGAGCCCACAGCCCGCCGCCGACTCCTGAGGTGCCCCGCCGCCACGGAGGTCGAGTGAGGGACGCCGAGGGGAGAAAGGTCCTGGAAATGGCGTAGCTGGGCCTGTGCTCCCCGCCGGACGCGCCAGCCGCCCGGTGACAGCTCTCGTGGAGCGGGCGCACGAACTCCAGCGCTGCAAACCCTCCGAATCCGTGGGACCGAGACAGGCCAGCACCCTCCGAATCCGTGGGACCGAGACAGGCCAGCACCCTCCGAATCCGTGGGACCGAGACAGGCCAGCCTAGCACCGATTCCCAGGTTCGTGAGGCAGAGAGACCGTCTTCACCCACATCTGTTGCTCCcttccttttcattctttcccCATATCCCTCTACTGCTGCAGCGGACTTAAATAATCCTCTGTTACCAAATGAATTTTGATCACTTCCGTGCTGCATTCATTTGCAGCCCCTTCATCCTGACACTAAAATCTCTAGGAAACAAGTgcaggaagatgaaaaaaagccaacagaattTAGGACTGCAATGGGAAATACAGAGGACCTCATAGTAATTTataggtttggtttgggtttttttaagagacagCAAACACTCCCACTTTCCCTGCGAGTCAGGCATTTCTTACTCTTCCAAGCATACGATAGCTGACATCCAAACTGTCCTAGTGTTTTCCAGCCTACAGAAAATAAGAGTCCACACCCTCTGGCCGTTTTACTTGTCTAGTTGTATCCTATCTCCTCCCACCACTTTTGAATCCATTACTTGGCAATAGTGAAGATCACAGAAAGAGTAATATAGATTTCTTTTTGCTTCAACTACTGTGGCTCTTCCCCTGTTCTGAAAAAGTCTCACCTTACTTTCATCACTAGCCAGAGCAGTCTGACAACAGGCAAAGGCATATGGATGCAACATCTTACTAGCATGGAAAATTCAGCAGCATGAGtagttatttcagtttattttgctcAGATAAAAACAGAACTATAAAATGTTTGGTACATTTTATTTAGCGACATACAATAAAGAATATAAACTGACACGTTAAACTTGCCACAAAACAGGTGGAGAATCACCCCACTCCCTCCCCCTAAAATTATGTATCCGAAGTGGtacttttctgtggaaaatttgTACCAGTGAGCTTATACTGCTGCTTCTTGATAATCCATGTGGTGTAAGAGAGTCACAAAGTGCTCCAAGTTTTACTTTGTAGTAACTGTAACTTCCTAAACATGTTCTTGTGATTGCCCCAACACATGTGTTCGTTCCACTTAAATGCACAGCACCCAAAATAGATGGATATCACATATCTATATAGTCAGGATTCAAGTCCATTCAAGACAATTGTATCAACAGGTCACAAATTAGTATGTATGATGGACAAGATAAAATACACAGTATAAGCTAAACATGCAGAGCACCCTTTTCAACGCTAGGTGTCAATTCtgcgggctcccccccccccctatatTTTAGCCTAATAAGGCTTAATATTAGCATCACTGACCAAACCCAAATcataattttaattaatgaatGCAGATATAGTTTCCTTCATGCTAGTACTACATCAGCTCTCCTCTCAGTCACTACCAGCTTTCAAGTGAGTTTTTATAAGCCTTTAAGGCATGTAAAATAATATATGCTTAGAGTAAAAGTGCCATGATTTACTTGTACCAGCAAAATATCTCTTCACCCCCATTTGTTGTTCCCTTCCTTTTCACTCTCTCCCCATATCCCTCTACCACCGGAGTGGACCTAAATAATCTTCTACTACTGAATGAATTTTGATCGCTTCCATGCTGCGTTCATTTGCAGCCCTTTCTTCATCCCGACACTAAAATCTTTAGGAAACAAGTgcaggaagatgaaaaaaagccaacagaattTAGGACTGTAATGGGAAATATAGAGGACCTCACCTCTATTTCAAAGTGGCCATAAATTCACTCACCCAGATCATGTCTGGCTGATAATCTCTTTCAAGAGACTGTTTAATTTCTTCACTCATTTTATCCTATGGATCATAAATTTTTTTGCAGTAATCCTTTCCAATGATTCCAAAGATAAGGCTGAAGGtgtattcaggaaaataaatttctaattAGTAACTTATTACAAAATAATCCTCGCAGACTTTCAGTGCGTTAGGCATGTATTAACTCTCATTTTTACATAcagggaactgaggcacagagaggtgACTTCCCCATGGTTAGAGTAAATCAGTGACACAGGAAAAACTGCAGTTAGTTCCTGCCTTTCAATGTTATGATCAATTCATTAGACCAGGCTGCctcaaaagtgaaataaagtgtggtgtttgggttttttaagaaaacagtcaCTTAGATAGCAGtagacttttttctgaaaatgtcaggGTCTTCTCTAAGTGAAAACCATTTCTCAAAAGACCTGGTTAAGTACCAGGTTTTGAGATGGGTTGTTTCTATTAAGCCATGCAGCGTAGAATAtgaagatttttaaacaaaaactccAAGACATCAGGATGTGTACACATTCTTATCTGCCATCACCTTAAACCACAAGGCCTGCTTTTTGCTACAGTCATTTGCTTCTTGCACTTGAGTGGGAGCAGTAAACCTAGCCAAGTCTGTTTAGCTCCCCCATTCTTAGGCCAAACCATTAACATAATTTAGGATTTCCAAAAGCAATACAAATATTTGAAGTTTAATCCACAAAGCGTTGAGTTAAAACCATGACTATACATGTGATCACATTTCTATTATTATCTGAACtcgaagaattttaaaaataaaccaaaatgatGTATCTGGAATACATGTTAGCATCCTTTTAAGGCTATATAGGATCTTGTTTCTCAAACTGCAAATACCAGCATCCTTTAGGGAGCAGAGGCTAAACACCCATCCTTAAGCCTTAAACCCCAGCCTTAAGCCACTCTGCAATTTAGCAATTTGACTGTCAGGGCAGTATAACCATCATACATGGGCACCATCCAATACATCTAACAGAAGGTCAATACAGTACAATGCGTTTCCAATATAGTATGTGACTGTAGCAGCATACCAACCCCAAGTAATAGTCTCCAGAACTGCCTAAAGAAATCCGGCTAACATCAGATTAAACTAGTATTTGTGAAGAGACTTACCAGTGTGTTAACCTCcagcttttctcctgctctggAGTTAATGCCTCACAAATAAGGTAATTTTGCTTCTCTATATAGTGTCCaacaaatgcaattattttttttttttcttccttaaaccTATCCTCAGATGAGATGAATATTCTTAAGTTAGAATCTGGATCAGAGACTCCAAAAAGTAACTTAGTTGGTTATCAGCTCATAGTagggaagcaaagcaaaatgtttagtTTAGGTCTGACAGCGCAAAATAAATGCggaggaaaactttttttttttttttttttttactgtggatgatttctcaataaaaataaaattatgcctATTTTATGACTCCAGTAGTCTCTTAGTATCTGAAGCAGCACAGAAGTGTTTGTGGTGGAGGGTCCAGACAATACTGCCTAACCAGTGAACTAAACAGAACCCACATTCTTAATCGTGAGTCTCTCTCCAATGCCATTGAAAATTATAACTCACGACCAGCCTATCATTAACTCCAGAtacaggttgaaaaaaaaaaccaaacaaaaaacaccattAGCAAAACCtgcttaaaatgttttctctcagGGCTACAGAAAAATTAGCCAAATTCTTTATTCCACTAGTAGTGAAACCGCCCCCCGTGGCAATGGTTACACGATCACATTATCTCCAGCCTACTTCAAGTCCATATAAAGTCACATTTATTTAGACTTAACACACGTGGTTTCCAGTGATGCTTCTGCTTTTGGCTCCAGCTTCTCTGGGAATTCTAGTTTTTCACAGATTGTCTCCTTTACGGGTAGATACTGAGAGATCTCGTTAGGTTCCGTGAACAGGGAAGGTGGAACGTGCTAAgaagcaaggaggagaaaaaaagaagtattccAAACCCAAACTTTTACAGAAAATTAGTCTACAATTTACCCAATTTAAACACCTGAAGTCAGATATGATTATTAGAATTTACCTTATAACTTCAAATGTACATACAGTCTTTCACTCCTTGATCAATAGGCTAAGGAAAGGTATTTAATGTTTTTAAGCAGCTCATtacaaaagcacaagaaaatcAGAGACATTCATGACCTGCtactatgttttaaaaaaatatatttatcattTGAATGCAACAAACAGTCTTCTTGAGGTTCTAGTTCTAGATGAGACTAGGATGGCCACAAGGGATCCCACGGTTAATGTCTTGAAGCCATTGCAATATATTCACTTGGAGCTGCTCAGATTTAGATATTGATAATTGATACACCTCAACACGTATCTTAGTTTTATGAAGTCTACCACAGACATTTAGGTGAAATACTAAACCTCCCtggattttaatttcatatttgaagaaatcatagaatcacagaatcatttaggttggaaaagaccttcaagatcatcgagtccaaacatcaaccatgcccactaaaaaTTAGGTGGTTTCATTATGTTAATCAATATCTTTCTCTGAACATTCCTGGAGACAACTTAATGTCATCACATACAAGACatttgatgaaaaaaaccccaacatatacTGAGCAAACCACCTTTGAACTTTCTAACATTCTTTAAGAAATGTATCCAGGGCCATTCAAATGCAACCTGTATTTTGGCTACCCCTAACTTGCAAGGAATCATACTGCTGTTCCAATTATTTCAAACCTAAGTgaagcaggaatttttttttgctttacctgtGCAAGCTGATCTAGGGAACTGAAAAGCCATATGCATTTGCTCTCCATAACAAGAGgcagtaaaaaatatttaacatagaTGATAATTTTTAAACATGAGATGAAGTAAAACCTACATCACTGATTTATAtttcaaaacccacaaaaccatcAAAAAAGCTCACGTCTGGATTTAGTCCTGTTTATAGGGATCACATGTTGTAAGAAATGATACAGTGCCCCTTTCCtcaaaaacaaaagcattttgccAAAATGCTCAGACCCTCAGAAGGTTAGTAACACGTTAGCCACTTTTTACCAGTGAAGGAAAAACAAGGGAGAAGGAAAGTGACAAGAATACCCAAGATCAGGTGTTGGGTCAAGAATAAAAATCAACAGCTGCAACTCCAAACGTGCCACAAAACATT is drawn from Accipiter gentilis chromosome 21, bAccGen1.1, whole genome shotgun sequence and contains these coding sequences:
- the SFT2D2 gene encoding vesicle transport protein SFT2B, producing MDKLKRVLSGRDAEEPSGLAEVIDATSLGWGTRVKGFVACFAIGCLCSLLGSCLLWVPKKGLILFAVFYTLGNIASIGSTLFLMGPMKQLKRMFEPTRLIATIVMLLCLILTLCSAFWWRKEGLALLFCIFQFFALAWYSISFIPFARDAVKKCFSVCLS